Proteins found in one Aneurinibacillus uraniidurans genomic segment:
- a CDS encoding DUF2711 family protein — MLNYIWLNDKSSILKQLPQGFKTAAILLHPFVQMPLGWAQSKQKNECEPIYPSNEEILNLGEPVSWEQVLKDSGLKTHEELALALKTSIGALRQEYARTDLADKLNLNFKTDLYYPTEDSTSVFLISGLLKVLGSNGANKFFFSEPIFDKSGILEIDNITLLEISELTDKELILMDENMKFAFMSVYDSFFTLFFTKDENITQIVQSRNWEAIICNNETYINWYLSRGIY, encoded by the coding sequence ATGTTGAATTATATATGGCTTAATGATAAGTCCTCTATTTTAAAACAATTACCACAAGGTTTTAAAACAGCAGCAATTTTGCTCCACCCTTTCGTTCAAATGCCTTTGGGTTGGGCGCAATCGAAGCAGAAAAACGAATGTGAGCCTATATATCCAAGTAATGAAGAGATATTAAATTTGGGAGAACCAGTATCTTGGGAACAGGTACTGAAAGATAGTGGTTTAAAAACACACGAAGAGCTTGCACTAGCACTAAAAACATCTATTGGTGCATTAAGGCAAGAATATGCTAGGACAGATTTAGCTGATAAATTAAATCTGAATTTCAAAACAGACCTCTATTACCCGACTGAAGATTCTACGTCAGTGTTCTTGATTAGTGGATTGCTGAAAGTTCTCGGTTCAAACGGTGCTAATAAATTTTTCTTCTCCGAACCAATTTTCGATAAAAGTGGGATTTTGGAAATAGATAATATAACCCTTTTAGAAATAAGTGAATTAACAGATAAAGAATTAATTTTGATGGATGAAAACATGAAGTTTGCTTTTATGAGTGTGTACGACTCCTTTTTCACATTATTTTTTACCAAAGATGAAAACATAACTCAGATTGTTCAGTCAAGGAATTGGGAAGCTATAATTTGTAATAATGAAACTTATATTAATTGGTATCTTTCAAGAGGAATTTATTAA
- a CDS encoding alpha/beta hydrolase, whose product MSEYTLIPGAEDVQVTVFDGQNTGWLTTRNPLQYNAAIVNGNLGLTPHLWGDATQKTGWHHMYRPAAITGTQINGRFANAHFVIRIPDDWNGKLVVAGIPATRGETSTDLLFSDYVLEKGYAFAATDKGTPGTPDPLDPFASAKNALITSDNGLAEWHLRFREITKAAQHYLCTNDTKSRRTRIPTYAIGLSNGGYVVRYALEHDHPEQTGEPALFDGGVDWEGVLWRADEPNLISSLSTVINHATHAIFATGETQKAAQAALYQAGVPHHSDMLWPFHDDYYWFITLNIYRDVFDPHAPHRLHWSDYLRLNGLTRDRTHDAIFADYDYFTRPASVRNQVQRIENTGKLHAPLISLTGSLDTLIFPSIHAVPYAELVRKAGKSEQHRMYLIEKGNHIDGLVQAPGIDVNDELQPLLPYAHQAFDLLVEWIEQGVEPPASGTIGTPQIRTHVRDIKTGQEIEPY is encoded by the coding sequence ATGAGCGAATACACACTTATCCCAGGCGCCGAGGACGTACAAGTAACTGTATTTGACGGACAGAACACTGGCTGGCTCACGACACGGAATCCCCTCCAATACAACGCAGCGATTGTAAACGGCAACCTCGGACTTACCCCTCACCTATGGGGAGATGCAACCCAAAAAACAGGGTGGCATCATATGTACCGACCGGCAGCGATAACAGGTACCCAGATAAATGGTCGATTTGCAAATGCACATTTTGTCATTCGCATTCCCGATGACTGGAATGGAAAACTCGTGGTGGCAGGCATACCAGCAACACGCGGGGAAACATCAACCGACCTATTATTCAGCGATTATGTACTAGAAAAAGGCTATGCATTCGCCGCAACCGATAAAGGCACGCCGGGGACTCCCGATCCCCTCGACCCATTCGCTTCCGCCAAAAACGCACTCATAACAAGCGACAACGGCCTGGCGGAATGGCATCTGCGCTTTCGAGAGATAACGAAAGCAGCCCAGCATTATTTGTGCACAAATGATACGAAATCTCGTCGTACCCGCATTCCCACATACGCGATTGGCCTCTCAAATGGAGGCTACGTCGTGCGCTACGCATTAGAACATGACCACCCGGAGCAAACCGGGGAACCTGCGCTCTTTGACGGGGGTGTTGACTGGGAAGGTGTACTTTGGCGGGCTGATGAACCGAATTTGATCTCTTCGCTGAGCACGGTCATCAATCACGCTACACATGCTATTTTTGCAACAGGAGAAACACAAAAAGCGGCACAAGCCGCACTTTATCAAGCGGGAGTGCCGCATCATTCAGACATGCTCTGGCCGTTTCATGACGACTACTATTGGTTTATCACACTGAACATATACCGGGATGTATTTGATCCTCACGCCCCGCATCGTTTGCACTGGTCGGATTATTTACGACTAAATGGCCTAACACGCGATCGGACGCACGATGCTATCTTTGCCGACTATGATTATTTTACCCGTCCAGCCAGTGTACGAAATCAAGTACAGCGCATTGAAAATACGGGCAAATTGCATGCTCCATTAATCAGTTTGACCGGATCACTTGATACCTTGATCTTCCCATCCATTCACGCTGTGCCATACGCCGAACTTGTTCGCAAGGCAGGAAAAAGCGAGCAGCATCGGATGTATCTCATCGAAAAAGGGAACCATATTGACGGTCTTGTACAGGCGCCGGGAATTGATGTGAACGACGAGCTTCAGCCCCTGCTCCCCTATGCACATCAAGCATTTGATCTGCTGGTGGAATGGATCGAACAAGGGGTGGAACCACCTGCAAGCGGCACGATTGGTACCCCTCAGATACGGACACATGTACGAGACATAAAAACCGGACAAGAAATAGAACCGTATTAA